The following are from one region of the Bacillus methanolicus MGA3 genome:
- a CDS encoding DUF1657 domain-containing protein, translated as MTIASNVNQLLATIKGIETQLSNFALNSQDENAQRIFHECMLVVQEVKNDLEIRKNEIEFEEPQYKNS; from the coding sequence ATGACTATTGCTTCAAACGTTAATCAATTGCTTGCTACTATCAAAGGCATTGAAACCCAATTATCAAATTTTGCATTAAATTCTCAGGATGAAAATGCACAGCGAATTTTTCATGAATGCATGTTAGTTGTGCAAGAAGTAAAAAATGATCTAGAGATCCGAAAGAATGAAATTGAATTTGAAGAGCCTCAATACAAAAATTCATAA
- a CDS encoding helix-turn-helix domain-containing protein, producing MIGDRVKKLRLEKQMSLSELAEQAGVAKSYLSALERNLQRNPSIQFLEKIAGVLNVPIDHLILEQPNKEDLDSEWMKIVKEAMESGVSKEQFREFLEFYKWKMNQNKE from the coding sequence ATGATTGGTGATCGTGTAAAAAAACTCCGCCTAGAAAAGCAAATGTCCCTCTCAGAATTGGCAGAGCAGGCCGGTGTAGCAAAATCATATTTAAGCGCCTTAGAAAGAAATTTACAAAGAAACCCATCCATACAGTTTCTTGAAAAAATTGCAGGAGTATTAAACGTTCCTATTGATCATTTGATTCTCGAACAACCTAACAAAGAGGATTTGGATTCAGAATGGATGAAAATTGTCAAAGAAGCGATGGAATCTGGAGTTTCTAAAGAACAATTTCGCGAATTCCTTGAATTTTATAAATGGAAAATGAATCAAAATAAAGAATAA
- a CDS encoding MBL fold metallo-hydrolase produces MKVTKEKTVYQLTFLPGLFPVNCYLVEEEEDLTLIDAALPFSLKGILKTAALIGKPIARILLTHAHEDHVGALDGLKNALPNAKVYISKRDARLLAGDKSLDPAEPATPIRGGVPKNLKTTHADVLLEDGDQIKSLLAFNSPGHTPGSIAFLDTRNNSLIAGDAFQTKGGIAVAGKVQPLFPFPAMGTWNKMVALESARKLLRLQPTLLATGHGRMIVHPEEAMKRAITEAEKRLI; encoded by the coding sequence GTGAAAGTAACAAAGGAAAAGACTGTTTATCAATTGACATTTTTACCTGGCTTATTTCCAGTAAATTGTTATTTGGTTGAGGAGGAAGAAGATTTAACACTTATTGACGCAGCTTTGCCTTTCAGTTTAAAAGGTATTTTGAAAACAGCTGCGTTAATTGGCAAGCCAATTGCGCGAATTCTTCTGACTCATGCTCATGAAGACCATGTTGGTGCACTTGATGGACTTAAAAATGCTCTTCCAAATGCAAAGGTATATATTTCTAAAAGAGATGCCCGTTTACTTGCAGGTGATAAGTCTTTAGATCCTGCAGAACCGGCTACTCCCATACGCGGAGGAGTTCCTAAAAATCTAAAGACAACTCATGCAGATGTTCTCCTTGAAGACGGAGATCAAATCAAATCACTATTAGCGTTCAACTCCCCTGGGCATACACCAGGTTCCATAGCTTTTCTGGATACAAGAAATAACAGTCTAATTGCAGGTGATGCCTTTCAAACAAAAGGAGGAATTGCCGTTGCCGGGAAGGTTCAACCGCTGTTTCCTTTTCCGGCGATGGGTACATGGAATAAAATGGTTGCTCTCGAAAGTGCCCGAAAACTGCTACGATTACAGCCAACTCTATTGGCAACAGGCCATGGCCGAATGATCGTTCATCCGGAAGAAGCAATGAAAAGAGCAATAACAGAAGCAGAAAAACGATTAATTTAA
- a CDS encoding DUF421 domain-containing protein, translating into MPEWLHIIIRSILFLIILFLITRIIGKKQISELSFFEYVSGITIGSVAGEVIMGLENSMFHGIIGILSFGIATFAVDIFSLKSKKFRDIIDGQSTIFIKDGKILEDNLKKEKYTMDDLAALLRQKNVFNVADVEFALLEPKGDLSVLLKKENQPLTPKDLNLQVAQEKEPQTVIMDGQIFDAALSAAGKTRQWLNIELEKLGVLPENVFMAQVDSYGELTVDIYDDKINVASPQARPLLLAMIKKAQADLELFALETNSEKAKEMYRKNAEKLRDTMEKLTPYLSGQLN; encoded by the coding sequence GTGCCGGAGTGGCTGCATATTATTATACGTTCTATCTTATTTCTCATTATTTTATTTTTAATAACAAGAATTATCGGAAAAAAACAAATTTCAGAACTGTCGTTTTTTGAGTATGTCTCCGGGATCACAATCGGAAGCGTTGCCGGAGAAGTCATAATGGGTCTTGAAAATAGCATGTTCCATGGAATTATTGGTATCCTCAGTTTTGGTATAGCAACATTTGCAGTGGATATTTTCTCATTAAAAAGTAAAAAATTTCGTGATATTATTGATGGACAAAGTACAATTTTTATAAAAGACGGAAAAATTCTCGAAGATAATTTAAAGAAAGAAAAATATACAATGGACGATTTGGCGGCACTTCTCCGGCAAAAAAATGTGTTTAATGTCGCTGATGTTGAATTTGCCTTATTAGAACCGAAAGGCGATTTAAGCGTTTTATTGAAAAAAGAAAATCAGCCGCTTACACCGAAGGATTTAAATTTGCAGGTTGCCCAAGAAAAAGAACCACAAACAGTTATCATGGATGGTCAAATATTTGATGCCGCCCTGTCAGCCGCTGGAAAAACACGACAATGGCTGAACATTGAATTAGAGAAACTGGGAGTTCTTCCTGAGAACGTATTTATGGCTCAGGTTGATTCATACGGAGAATTAACAGTTGATATTTATGATGACAAAATAAATGTGGCATCTCCTCAAGCGCGTCCGCTTTTATTAGCTATGATTAAAAAAGCACAGGCAGATCTAGAGCTTTTCGCACTTGAAACCAATTCTGAAAAGGCAAAAGAAATGTACAGGAAAAATGCTGAAAAACTAAGAGACACGATGGAAAAACTAACCCCATATTTAAGTGGTCAATTAAATTAA
- a CDS encoding acyl-CoA dehydrogenase family protein → MNFYEAETLEERIKIMHNLSQRFLNRASEIDETGIFPFANISDLKKSGYTSLTIPKEYGGKEISLYELVRLQEKLAEGDGSTALSIGWHMGIMKNLAEKRLWEQSLFKAVCEDVKKGALLNGAATEPQTGSPTRGGKPLTSARKAGQNWIINGRKTFTTMAPVLDYFIVSATIEESEKVGNFLIPRTATGIRIEETWNSIAMRGTASHDLVLENVQIPFEYFVEYIEPGNKKANGWLLHIPACYLGIAQAAQTYAINFAKEYSPNSIKGSIIELPNVQLKIGEMELELMKSRHFLYSVAKEWDSANKEERNKMQPVLGAVKMAVTNAAISIVDKSMRVVGARSLSLDNPLQRYYRDVRAGLHNPPMDDMTIQLLAKHAIRKNFDNNE, encoded by the coding sequence ATGAATTTTTACGAAGCAGAAACATTAGAAGAACGCATAAAAATCATGCACAATTTATCACAACGATTTTTGAATAGAGCTTCAGAAATTGATGAAACAGGAATTTTCCCGTTCGCCAATATATCTGATTTAAAAAAATCCGGCTATACTTCTTTGACGATCCCAAAAGAATATGGAGGAAAAGAAATTTCTCTTTATGAATTAGTCCGCTTGCAGGAAAAATTAGCAGAGGGTGACGGATCGACTGCCCTTTCAATAGGCTGGCATATGGGCATTATGAAAAACCTGGCTGAGAAAAGATTGTGGGAACAGTCACTGTTTAAAGCGGTTTGTGAAGATGTTAAAAAAGGAGCGCTCCTAAATGGTGCAGCTACCGAGCCGCAAACCGGAAGTCCGACACGGGGCGGAAAGCCGCTAACATCTGCAAGGAAAGCCGGACAAAACTGGATCATCAACGGTCGTAAAACATTTACGACAATGGCGCCTGTCCTGGATTATTTCATTGTTAGTGCAACAATTGAAGAAAGCGAAAAAGTCGGAAACTTTCTAATCCCGCGGACGGCAACGGGAATCCGGATTGAAGAAACTTGGAACAGTATTGCAATGCGCGGAACAGCAAGCCATGATTTAGTTCTTGAAAATGTTCAAATCCCTTTCGAATATTTCGTTGAATATATCGAACCGGGAAATAAAAAGGCTAATGGTTGGCTTTTGCATATCCCGGCTTGCTATTTGGGAATCGCCCAGGCTGCCCAAACATATGCCATTAACTTTGCAAAGGAATATTCACCGAACAGCATTAAGGGATCAATTATTGAATTGCCAAACGTACAGCTCAAAATCGGGGAAATGGAACTGGAATTGATGAAGTCTCGACATTTTCTGTATTCAGTTGCAAAAGAATGGGATTCAGCCAACAAGGAAGAAAGGAATAAAATGCAGCCCGTGCTTGGAGCAGTGAAAATGGCAGTTACAAACGCGGCTATTTCGATTGTTGACAAATCTATGAGAGTGGTAGGCGCACGCAGCTTATCTTTAGATAACCCGCTTCAAAGATATTACCGTGATGTTAGGGCAGGACTTCACAACCCGCCAATGGACGATATGACAATCCAATTGCTTGCAAAACATGCCATTCGGAAAAATTTTGATAACAATGAATAG
- a CDS encoding YrdB family protein has product MFVIKSLNLALRFVLELCALAALTYWGYRAGTGSITKIGLGAGIPLFTAIIWATFGAPGSSMELPEPLRFVLEFIIFGMAAVSIIASGHTNLARTFILLVIINRVLMFFWKQ; this is encoded by the coding sequence ATGTTCGTTATAAAATCATTAAATCTTGCGCTTAGATTTGTGCTTGAATTATGTGCACTGGCCGCATTGACATATTGGGGGTATCGAGCAGGGACAGGCTCAATTACAAAAATTGGGCTTGGAGCAGGTATTCCTCTTTTCACGGCCATAATTTGGGCTACATTTGGTGCTCCAGGTTCCTCAATGGAGCTTCCTGAACCATTACGATTTGTGTTGGAGTTCATCATTTTCGGTATGGCAGCTGTATCAATCATTGCAAGCGGACATACTAATTTGGCACGTACATTCATTTTGTTAGTTATCATTAATCGCGTGTTAATGTTTTTCTGGAAACAATAA
- a CDS encoding SipW-dependent-type signal peptide-containing protein produces MAIGIGIYLTGSTNAAFSDSEIVEEMITAGVWEEKSNCSQVSNEKVKASSTVSENSESSKEVNNAEENGCPEKKPNQEEQIPLPDCKEDESCNQQKQTEKVEQDDKPKQENSTSPEDKSGNTESEDKEKTKENDQAQQDSNSEKTNTDQFEGTDHKDQEKKPDEKTAEEQNVDTSSSQENNQQNQSNEQNSSDISAGKNE; encoded by the coding sequence TTGGCTATCGGAATAGGTATTTATCTGACAGGTTCAACCAATGCTGCTTTTTCGGATTCTGAAATAGTAGAAGAAATGATTACTGCTGGAGTATGGGAAGAGAAATCAAATTGTTCACAAGTTAGCAATGAAAAAGTAAAAGCTTCTTCCACTGTTAGTGAAAATAGCGAATCTTCAAAAGAAGTGAATAATGCTGAAGAAAACGGTTGCCCAGAAAAAAAACCAAATCAAGAAGAACAAATACCTTTACCAGATTGTAAAGAAGATGAAAGTTGTAATCAACAAAAGCAAACTGAAAAAGTAGAACAAGACGACAAACCAAAGCAAGAAAATTCAACTTCACCTGAAGATAAATCAGGAAATACAGAATCAGAAGATAAAGAAAAGACGAAAGAAAATGATCAAGCGCAGCAAGATTCAAATTCAGAAAAAACTAACACTGATCAATTTGAGGGAACAGATCATAAGGATCAAGAAAAGAAACCTGACGAGAAAACAGCAGAAGAACAAAATGTAGATACTTCTTCGTCACAAGAAAATAACCAGCAAAATCAAAGTAACGAACAAAACTCATCTGATATATCAGCCGGAAAAAATGAATAG
- a CDS encoding DUF1657 domain-containing protein translates to MTVGNQLKQTIAGLKSAQASFETFALGTDNKNAKQLYKSAAEQTQSIIDSIEPRLQEIIQEEPQYNQ, encoded by the coding sequence ATGACAGTTGGAAATCAATTGAAGCAAACAATAGCAGGATTAAAAAGTGCGCAAGCAAGTTTTGAAACATTTGCCCTGGGTACAGATAACAAAAATGCAAAGCAATTGTATAAAAGTGCCGCCGAGCAAACACAATCCATTATTGACAGTATTGAACCGCGCCTTCAGGAAATTATCCAAGAAGAGCCCCAATATAATCAGTAA
- a CDS encoding 2-oxoglutarate dehydrogenase E1 component, giving the protein MIKPSIGHDPIWQGFHGPNLGYIIELYEKYLEDPELVDPEMRAFFEKWGPPIIPKEEPQTVNTEAKSSPPSLTKMEKVLSAIRLADRIRYFGHLAANIYPLNDHVQNNEVVDPENYGLSEQDLSTIPASMICPDAPEEIRNGLEAINYLKKVYTGSIAFEYHHVANLEEKKWLRQKIETGGILHAFKKEKRISILKRLIQVEEFEKFLHRTFPGQKRFSIEGLDSMVPLLDELISEAVKEGAKTINIGMAHRGRLNVLAHVLGKPYEMIFAEFQHAPNKELVPSEGSIGINYGWTGDVKYHLGLDRKIKEENTVKARITLANNPSHLEFVGAVVEGFTRAAQEDRTKKGFPEHTPSTAMSILIHGDAAFPGQGIVAETLNLSRLKGYQTGGTIHIIANNTIGFTTESADSRSTRYASDLAKGYEIPILHVNADDPEACLAAAQLAIEYRTKFNKDFLIDLIGYRRFGHNEMDEPMTTNPLMYRLIRQHPTVKELYGKRLNAEGLVSAEDMKKFTEDVHERLQKAYEKVPKEKEDHDLKETEPPETVEKGLPKINTGVPYELLKQINEELLTWPDDFHVFGKLAKILKRRLDAFNENGKIDWALAETLAFASIISDGIPVRLTGQDSERGTFAHRHLVLHDSENGKVYLPLHQLSTAKASFSVHNSPLSEAAVVGFEYGYNVFAPETLVLWEAQYGDFSNVAQVVFDQFIAASRAKWGQKSGLVMLLPHGYEGQGPEHSSGRLERFLALAAENNWTVANLTTAAQYFHILRRQAAILQKEEVRPLVIMTPKSLLRNPLVASSGHELSEGEFKSLIEQNGLGMETDKVERILLCSGKIGIELAEKLKTVEKKDWLHIIRVEEIYPFPMKQMKKLFDRYPNVKEIIWVQEEPKNMGAWSFVEPLIKEIAPSGAEVSYIGRRRRSSPAEGDPIVHKLEQARIINAALTRNEQGGI; this is encoded by the coding sequence ATGATAAAGCCTTCAATCGGTCATGACCCTATATGGCAGGGGTTCCATGGACCAAACCTTGGCTATATTATTGAGCTTTATGAAAAATATTTAGAGGATCCGGAATTAGTAGATCCGGAAATGAGAGCATTTTTCGAAAAATGGGGCCCGCCAATTATTCCAAAAGAGGAACCGCAAACAGTCAATACCGAGGCAAAAAGTTCACCGCCTTCTTTAACAAAAATGGAAAAGGTGCTTTCTGCCATTCGTTTAGCCGATAGGATCCGTTACTTTGGTCATTTGGCTGCAAATATTTATCCATTAAATGACCATGTACAAAATAACGAGGTTGTCGATCCTGAGAACTACGGATTAAGTGAACAAGACTTATCAACAATTCCAGCTAGCATGATCTGTCCTGATGCACCGGAAGAAATTCGAAATGGCTTGGAAGCGATTAACTATTTAAAAAAAGTGTACACTGGTTCTATTGCATTTGAATATCATCACGTAGCTAATCTCGAGGAAAAAAAATGGCTCCGCCAAAAAATAGAAACAGGGGGAATCCTCCATGCTTTTAAAAAGGAAAAACGCATTTCTATTTTAAAAAGACTAATTCAAGTTGAAGAATTCGAAAAATTTCTACACCGGACGTTCCCAGGACAGAAGAGATTTTCGATTGAAGGTCTTGATTCGATGGTTCCGCTTCTTGATGAACTAATCTCTGAGGCAGTTAAAGAAGGAGCAAAGACGATTAATATCGGAATGGCGCACCGCGGGAGATTGAATGTCCTAGCCCATGTTCTAGGCAAACCATATGAAATGATTTTTGCTGAGTTCCAGCATGCACCGAACAAAGAATTGGTGCCGTCTGAAGGCTCAATCGGGATCAACTATGGCTGGACAGGGGATGTAAAATATCATCTTGGGCTTGATCGAAAAATTAAGGAAGAAAATACTGTAAAAGCAAGAATTACACTCGCAAACAACCCGAGCCATCTTGAATTTGTAGGAGCGGTTGTTGAAGGGTTTACCCGCGCTGCACAAGAAGATCGCACAAAAAAAGGGTTTCCTGAACATACTCCATCAACAGCCATGTCAATTCTAATTCACGGAGATGCCGCTTTTCCTGGTCAGGGTATTGTAGCGGAGACATTAAATCTTAGCCGATTAAAAGGTTATCAGACAGGCGGTACCATCCACATTATCGCAAATAATACAATTGGGTTTACAACTGAATCCGCTGATTCTCGTTCGACGAGATATGCCAGCGACTTAGCTAAAGGATACGAAATTCCAATTTTGCACGTAAATGCAGATGATCCAGAAGCATGTCTTGCAGCAGCACAGCTTGCGATCGAATACCGTACGAAATTCAACAAAGATTTTTTAATTGATTTAATTGGCTACCGGCGGTTTGGACACAATGAAATGGACGAGCCGATGACAACGAATCCACTGATGTATAGACTGATTCGTCAGCATCCAACCGTGAAAGAATTATATGGAAAACGTTTGAATGCTGAAGGTTTGGTCTCTGCAGAAGATATGAAAAAGTTTACAGAGGATGTTCATGAACGCCTCCAAAAAGCTTATGAAAAAGTTCCTAAAGAAAAAGAGGACCATGATTTAAAAGAAACAGAACCGCCGGAAACTGTCGAAAAAGGTTTGCCTAAAATAAATACGGGAGTTCCATACGAACTATTAAAACAAATAAATGAAGAATTATTAACATGGCCTGATGACTTTCACGTCTTCGGAAAATTGGCGAAAATATTGAAACGAAGACTGGATGCTTTTAATGAAAACGGAAAAATTGATTGGGCATTAGCTGAAACACTTGCTTTTGCATCAATTATTTCTGACGGTATTCCTGTCCGGTTGACAGGCCAAGATTCCGAACGGGGTACATTTGCCCATCGCCACCTTGTTCTCCATGATAGTGAAAACGGAAAAGTCTATTTACCGCTGCATCAATTGTCAACTGCAAAAGCATCCTTTTCCGTTCACAATAGCCCTTTGTCTGAGGCTGCAGTTGTCGGGTTTGAATATGGGTACAATGTTTTTGCACCGGAAACCCTTGTACTTTGGGAAGCACAGTACGGAGATTTTTCTAATGTAGCCCAAGTAGTGTTTGACCAATTTATAGCTGCCAGCCGGGCAAAGTGGGGACAGAAATCAGGATTAGTTATGCTACTGCCTCATGGTTACGAAGGTCAGGGACCGGAACATTCCAGCGGCCGGTTAGAACGTTTCTTGGCCCTTGCTGCTGAAAATAACTGGACAGTAGCCAACTTAACAACGGCTGCCCAATATTTCCATATTTTAAGAAGGCAAGCAGCTATTTTACAAAAAGAAGAAGTACGCCCGCTTGTGATTATGACACCGAAAAGTCTTTTGCGGAATCCACTCGTTGCATCCAGCGGCCACGAACTTAGTGAAGGAGAATTTAAATCGCTGATTGAACAGAATGGTCTTGGAATGGAGACGGATAAAGTAGAGCGGATTCTATTATGCAGTGGAAAAATTGGCATTGAACTTGCTGAAAAATTGAAAACTGTAGAAAAAAAAGATTGGCTTCATATCATTAGGGTGGAAGAAATTTATCCATTTCCTATGAAGCAGATGAAAAAATTATTTGACCGTTATCCAAACGTAAAGGAAATCATTTGGGTTCAAGAGGAACCGAAAAATATGGGCGCCTGGAGCTTTGTGGAACCTCTCATAAAAGAAATTGCGCCTAGCGGAGCAGAGGTTTCTTACATTGGCCGCCGCCGCCGTTCAAGTCCGGCTGAAGGAGATCCAATAGTCCATAAACTTGAACAAGCACGAATTATTAATGCAGCATTAACCAGGAATGAACAAGGGGGAATTTAA
- a CDS encoding TetR/AcrR family transcriptional regulator, with translation MSPRTGLDMPTILRNAAEIADLEGIEAVTLASLAKKLNIRPPSLYNHFNGLPGLRKHLAIYALERLFEKLSYAAIGRSGDEAVKQLGITYVEFARTHPGLYEASLLAPDSADQEVQQAGQKIVDLATRVLSVYGLKDDAALHAVRGLRSILHGFASLEQRGGFGLPLSLDKSLHLLIEAFLAGIHVMKQYGED, from the coding sequence TTGTCACCGAGAACAGGACTCGATATGCCGACGATTTTGCGAAATGCAGCAGAAATAGCGGATCTAGAAGGAATAGAGGCGGTAACACTTGCATCACTGGCAAAAAAACTGAACATTCGCCCTCCTTCATTATATAACCATTTTAATGGATTGCCTGGTCTGCGTAAACACCTGGCAATTTACGCATTAGAACGTCTTTTTGAAAAATTGTCATATGCCGCTATCGGAAGATCCGGAGATGAAGCGGTCAAACAACTTGGGATCACATATGTCGAATTTGCACGCACACATCCCGGGTTATATGAAGCAAGCCTGCTTGCACCTGATTCTGCTGACCAAGAAGTTCAGCAGGCCGGACAAAAAATTGTTGATCTCGCCACACGCGTGTTAAGTGTATATGGCTTGAAAGATGATGCAGCTCTTCATGCTGTCAGGGGGCTGCGCAGTATTCTGCATGGGTTCGCTTCCTTGGAACAAAGAGGGGGCTTTGGCCTTCCGCTAAGTCTGGATAAAAGCTTGCACCTTCTGATTGAAGCCTTCCTTGCAGGCATCCATGTCATGAAGCAATACGGAGAGGATTAG
- the sipW gene encoding signal peptidase I SipW, producing the protein MKLFLKKTMKMISSIITFLLFINLILMAFLVVSSKASGGEPQAFGYQLKTVLSGSMEPTFKTGSIIIVKPLDMKEKTQLKKGDIITFKVGPDKLITHRISSVNKSGEHVLYETKGDNNKRKDLDPVLSDNVVAKYSGFTIPYVGYFIDFSKSKEGSAILLIVPGILLLGYAGVSIYQAIRAIDTKSKDTDPTEKTA; encoded by the coding sequence TTGAAACTATTCTTGAAAAAAACCATGAAAATGATTAGTAGCATAATTACTTTTTTACTATTTATAAATTTAATCCTAATGGCCTTCTTGGTTGTATCTTCAAAAGCTTCCGGGGGAGAACCACAAGCATTTGGGTATCAGCTTAAGACTGTTCTCTCAGGTTCCATGGAGCCAACATTTAAAACAGGTTCCATAATCATTGTAAAACCACTGGACATGAAAGAAAAAACACAACTGAAAAAAGGGGATATTATCACCTTTAAAGTTGGTCCAGATAAATTAATTACTCACCGAATTTCAAGTGTAAATAAAAGTGGGGAACATGTTTTGTATGAAACTAAAGGGGATAACAACAAGAGAAAAGATTTAGATCCAGTATTATCTGATAACGTCGTTGCTAAATATTCAGGATTTACTATTCCATATGTTGGTTACTTTATAGATTTTTCAAAGTCAAAAGAAGGCAGTGCCATTTTGTTAATTGTGCCTGGAATACTTCTATTGGGATATGCAGGAGTCAGTATCTATCAAGCTATTAGAGCAATTGATACAAAATCAAAGGATACCGATCCAACTGAAAAAACTGCTTAA
- a CDS encoding CalY family protein, which yields MSIKKKLGLGIASAALGLSLVGGGTFAYFNDFAETSGTFASGTLDLNARPTTIINVDNIKPGDKMLREFKLINDGSLDIAKVLLRTDYTVKDAQNNNGNEDFGKHIKVNFLYNADKTDNVIYQTTLDQLKSMTPDAIENEVFNKWLDEKGGKLAAGTSDTLYVQFEFVDNGQDQNIFQGDSLELKWTFEGKQGAGQYK from the coding sequence ATGAGTATTAAAAAGAAATTAGGTTTGGGAATTGCATCAGCAGCACTAGGTTTATCTCTAGTAGGCGGGGGAACGTTTGCTTACTTTAATGATTTCGCAGAAACTAGCGGTACATTTGCATCCGGAACATTAGATCTAAATGCTCGTCCAACAACAATTATTAATGTTGACAACATTAAACCAGGAGACAAAATGTTACGCGAGTTTAAACTAATAAATGATGGTTCACTAGACATCGCTAAGGTTCTTTTAAGAACAGATTATACAGTAAAAGATGCACAAAATAATAATGGTAATGAGGATTTCGGTAAACATATTAAAGTTAACTTTTTGTATAATGCTGACAAGACTGATAATGTAATCTACCAAACTACACTAGATCAACTTAAGTCTATGACTCCAGACGCAATTGAAAATGAAGTCTTTAATAAATGGTTAGATGAAAAAGGAGGAAAACTTGCTGCAGGCACAAGTGATACACTTTATGTACAATTTGAGTTCGTTGATAACGGTCAAGATCAAAACATATTCCAAGGCGACTCTTTAGAACTTAAATGGACATTCGAAGGTAAACAAGGCGCTGGTCAATATAAATAA
- a CDS encoding anti-repressor SinI family protein — MFKTKVNIKALDYEWIQLILEAKKLGIEKEKIREFLKREGLKKLVLENH, encoded by the coding sequence ATGTTTAAAACAAAAGTAAACATCAAGGCGCTAGACTACGAGTGGATTCAACTAATTTTAGAAGCAAAAAAATTAGGAATTGAAAAAGAAAAAATTAGAGAGTTTTTAAAAAGAGAGGGTTTAAAGAAATTAGTATTAGAGAATCACTAA